The Astatotilapia calliptera chromosome 19, fAstCal1.2, whole genome shotgun sequence DNA segment AACTAATTTTGGTTCATAACAGGAAAAGGATGGATTTCAACAAAGCACAGATGGTGCATAAAGCAACAGTCTTTATTGCCATCACTCGAGGAAGTCCTTGTCAGGCTGGTTGCTGTTGCATGAAGACTTTTTGCTCCAGTATCATTTGTCCCACTGCTATTGTCTACAAAAACATTGTTACACTATGAATGTGATCCGGCATGTGTCATAGAGAAACTCAAGTCCAACACCAGTGACGAGGAGAATCTGCGGAAGCAGGTTGTCTGCCGCCTGTCCTGCACTTCTGCCGGAGGGTATTTTATCAAACATAGATTTCCCTTCCTGAGATGGAGTCAACCagaggttttgtgttttccCAGGCGAATGAAAAATTCACTCTGTTTATCATGGGATTATGGGAAAAAATCAAGACGGAGGAGGAAACAATCAATGGGAAAATAAATAGAGAGCTGAATGTTACACCACAGGAAACAGGTTTTGAACCTAAACAGTTGGGCACACTGTAGATATATATGAAGACCTCTATCTGCTGCCTGTCCAAAAGACTCATCCCCAACAGAGTGGGAATGACCTTCCACTTTGGTGTACTGTTGTTCCAGCTATCGCCACCAGAGGATGAAAACACTGGTGTCAGACGTTAGTGTAAAGGCAGGCTGACCTCTCTATGTGTATAAAGGTTGTAGGCAATAGTGTTTATATTTGAGTGGGTGGGTTAACAGTTTGGATTAGTTTCATATAATGTTGTTCATGTTTAGGTATGTATTTAATGTTTCTGGCTTATTGCCAGTacctgttttactttcattgtCAGTCTTGAGGCTCGCTGTCACATCCTGTCAGACCACAAATGATAATTCTGGATCCCcacgttttgtgtttttcagagtCTTCCCTTGGCAAGTATAAACAGTACAATGGAAGGTAAGGAGTTCTTCaagttttaagcttttaagtCTGCATGTCCTGGATAAAATGAGTTAATAAAACTTTCTTCGAGAGAGTAGCTCTGACTCTTTTGTTACGCTGTATTTTCTACAGTGTTTGTGGTTTAGAGAAAACAAAAGGGGGAGACTAGAgtttaacaaaaatatattcCCTCGTTGTGCTCGTCACACAATgctgaaaaatacaaatgacTTAGTTCTTTACTCTTGCATGCTGGTTAGTCATCGAATTTCATCTGAATATAGAGCGCAGCAGAGCATGTCTAGGCTAGCAACGATTACTCAACTGCTGACCTTCTCTCTTCATATCCTTTTGCTCCCTTACATTGCTATACATTAATGCTAATTAAAGAGGAATGCACTGGTAGAACTTGCAGGCAGAAATGACTGCATGGACGTCTAAGAGCCAGATCAGCAGAAGGCATGCAGTCCACTCAAGAGGCACTAACTGGCCATTGAACTGTCCCTTTGCACTGTACTACATTACAGTTCGTGGCCTCATCTCCTTACCATGGATGCTTCCCCAGCCGTCTCCTCCCAGCCTGTCTGCTTTTATAAACAGCTGTTGTAGTGTAAGGCTCCATTTGGTGACCTCTGAGGGTCACCACAGTCCCAGAGGTGCCTGCGGGGCAACTCCAGTTCCAGATCCAGCAGGGTTCTGTTCATGGCCATGTtcccagtgtttgttttctcttactTCTCTGTTTGGCCATAGTTGTCCCTGTTCTTCCTCCACAGTCTCCCCAAAGCAACTAGGACACTTTCACACATGTACTCCCACAGGAAAGCACACTGTACATTAAACAAATGTTTCTTTCCccctgaaaatgaaaacaggatACATACTGGTGTATAGGTTTCTGTGTACAGGGCATGAAAGCATATCATTGCTGGATTACTGAGCTAATTACCAGTACTGTTTGTGTAGAACTGTATCATCTTTAAGTTTAGCTTTTTTAGCTGTCAAATACGATCGATATTGTCACAGTAAGACGAAAAACTGATCGCTaaccaaataaaaatgcagagaagTCCCAGAAAAAAGATGGCACTGCTTTATACTTTGCCTACTCTTATTCACAGTGCTTGTGTTTGAAAAAGTTTGGGGTCGCAGCTTTTGCCGCACCATTGAGAAGCTGGTGGAGGTGGTGCAGGAATACCCATCGGAGGTGGAGCACATCTACAGCCCCTCCTGCGTTCCCCTGGTGAGGTGCGCTGGCTGTTGCGGAGATGAGAACCTGGAGTGTCATCCCACTCAAACCACAAACGTTACCATGCAGGTAAGACCTAAGTGTTGTGCAACATAAGTGTGAGTTATAACTCGTAGCTGTGAGCGCTTCATGAGATCGTTTTGACAAATCTCCGTTTCACCTCCACCCCTCCTCCATTCCCAGCTTTTGAAAATCAGGCCATCAGAACAAGGTCAAGAATATGTTGAGATGACGTTTGTGGAGCATCAAACATGTGAATGtaggtaagaaaaaaagaagggtgTTGTGACATAAGTTATTGATAAGTATGAAAAATATAAACCCCGTCTCCTGGAAGTCATGTTTATGTTTCTCATAGATTCATCTCCAAAAACTTGAATTGAATACctaacagaaaataaagttgttttccTAAAGATTCCTGCACTGTCGACACACTATCTGCTAATCGAGTTTGGTCATTAATAGCAGGCAGCATAAACGTAACTTCTAGAAGACTGGGTGACTCTCACAGACTTTTAAATGTTGTACCTGGACATTCATGTTAATTTATCGAAACCTTTGCCCTCAGAATCAGGAAACCTGTTGTGAAGGTTCCAAAGTAAGGGAATATTCTTACAATATCAATTTTGCTATTTGTCAAAAAACGCAagcttttttttataatttggtTCTTGGTTCAGGAAAAGGCGAAGAGgaaggaagaggaaggagagacaaaaaaagaaggaatgtGACAGGTGAGGGGCACACGGGGGGGAGAAAACGTTCACATATCCACCATTTTATCTTATTACAGCTTTTAACAGAGGCTACGTTATCACTTGTGTTCTACAGGTGCCAGATTCCTCGCAGGTAACTGCAGTGGCGACCCAACCCCCTGTTGCAGTGTGGCTCACTATTTGTTTCCAGCCCAGTGGGAGCATCAAAAGTCTCCTTCACTCATCTATCAATACTGTGTCTGCAGCAAGAGACTCAAACAGCTGGGTTGATTTGCTGACATGCCCTTATGCTGATGGGCAGGGTGTTTTTGTAACGACAAGGTTTAACAGGAAGTGCGTTTTGACTGGTGGAAACACTGCTGTTACAAGCCTGAAACAATGGACATCCCTGGGAGCCAGTGCAATGTAGAACCAAACAGACTGATGTCTTCTTTTTATGCTAGGTATTACTGTATCGGTTATTATTTGTCAAATCCTTTGGTATTTAAAAGAAGGTTACACaggtaaaaaagaagaaaagtctatatttattaatatagtTGGACCAGAGAACACCTTGTGGACTTGATGTGCAACTTCTTTGTACATGCGATAAGGAAATGTCTCCCTCTAGTGTTTATGGAAAGTGTTTTTAAACCTCTATATTAAAGTATTTTgcaatcagatcatcatcataTCTGAGATCTGTTCCAAAAGCCATTGTTGCATAATTGCTTGTTGTGTATAAATCAAACTCTTTAACAGCATCATGTGACCTGAATGGGAAAACAACATTTAGCAGAAATGTTCATAAAGCGAAGATTTTCCCAAAACTTCAAACTTTCCATATTTATGGAATCCAGCATACAGATGTTCTCCTAACAAGAGGCTAATCTTGATTATCTGGCCCATTCATCTGAAATGAACATATGGATGCACAGTGGGTGTGGCGAGATCAACGGCAACCGGCACATTCGTGTTAAAATAATGAATACACTTATGTTTGAGTAGCACACATGTTTTTGCAAGAGTAGAAATTCCTCGTTTCaattttttcatttataatttTGATCAAAACATCCTCGGATATTTCAGCTCGCCCATCATGCATTTCCAACTCAGGACCAAATACCCATGCGTTGCTTGTTTAGTCGCTCACAGTAAACAGGTTGCAGTTCTATGACAATACATGAGCCTTCAGGAGGGTATTTGAGGTATGCAGATTGAATTAAATACTGTACAGAGGGGCAGTGCACATCAGAGGGTTGGACCCAGTTTTTGGCAAACCACTCATTTTTTCCTCGAGTGTCAGTCACAAGGACATAACATACGGTGCACGTTCTACACTACTTCACTCTGCCTGTGCCTGTACTTGAAACATATCAAGGACCATACAACTAATACCCACAAGGCTTCCTTTGAATGCCGTGGAATATTTGGTGTGGCGTGTTTCTTACTGTCGTGTAAGCAAATAAGTGAAATGTGAATTCAGATTTAAGTATTCCAGTGGGATATATCCAGTATACATTGTCTTATCTACTTGTCAAAGTAATGGTTGTGGAGGAGGCTCGAGCCTGCCTGTCCCTGACCTTGGACAGGAAAGAGGGTACACTCCAGACAGCTCACCGGCGTGTCTACGGAATAAAAAATTCTTAaagttgaaatttaaaaacagtgCTATGACAGGTTAAAAGTAATTGCACTGTATGGAGTGCTGCAGCAACAGGGGAAAGCTTGAATacaaattatttttgctttttatagcCGTTAAAACATCATGTAAGCcctcaaaatctttttttattagatTCCAAGCTTGAGCTCCCACATGTAAAAGCATTAGTTACGGTCTCAAATGTTCATCCCATATGCTGTGTGCAGCTGAACAGCACAACCTTGTGTCCAACTGGTGACTCAACAATCCCATAATCCCACACCACAGGTGTCACCCTCTGTTTCTAGAAACACTGCAACATGGAAGGGATGAAGTTTCGTAGATATGTTAAAtggcgtttgtttgtttgtttgtttgtttcatgtaTCACATAAAGAAAAtctatgaaaatgtaaaaatagcaTTTTGACTGACgtagtattttatttcatttaaatatttattttgtaataaaaCTGTTATGATTGTCGGCTTGTCTTGTGTAATTGTTTAGTAATTCCAGTTGTATTCAATAATTATATACCAGTAGGCAATCCTAATAGATGTACCAACTGCTGGCAGTCTTAATCTGTTTCACATTATCACAAATAATAGCAAACTATATGATAGGCCGTTTACATTTGTAGGCTAAAATATCAAACAcggtagatttttttaaaaagacgttTTTCAGCCTAAACAACTAGTCTGATGGGGTTACGCACACCATAGCGTAACCCCATCAGAGCATAAGTCTCAAAACAAGCTCCTCTTTCGCCAACCCCAAGAATAAAACATGTACTTCACCCGTTTCCGTAGCAACCTTTATGTATCAGGTTATTAAAGCCCTTAATAGTGTCTCACAGGGAGTTGTTGTTCCCGTCACAGCTCTTAAAAGTACACTTCTTAAAACCACCTAAATTACAACCACTAAAAACTGGACTTATAACCCCATCATCTGAAAACCCTTACTTACTTTTAGAAACTTATCCAGGAGGTTGCCGTAACagacaataaagttgcaaatgtgttttgtgcttttttgttaaaaaaatatttaaaaaaatatgattattatttaataCTTTCAGAAATGTATTCCATAACAAACTAATTCACAGCATGAATACTTAAATGCAAATGATTTTCTGTCACCGATTTGTTTAAAACCATGTCTGCGTGAATGCGCGCACGTAATTGTGTTTACCTGTAAGACCTCGTGGAGGGCGTTTATTTTGTAGAGCACATAAGTAGAGCTGGCGTTAGCAACACGGGAGTTGGGTGGCTTTAACTAGCCACATATTTTCAAGCTACTAAAGTCGGATTTTCGCTTTGAAGCAAACGACGTCTTGGTAAGGTTTGTCGAAATTATGCTGGTACTCATATTGCTTATCGATCTCGTGATAGCAAGAGTTCTGATCTAAAGCTAAGGTAGCTAGCAGCTAGCGTTACCCAGCTAAATGAATAGTAAACAGATAAAACATACTGTCGATGATACAGACAGCAGCTAATGTTGCTTTCCATATTTTGTTATTgcagaagcacatttgtgtaACcctaaagctgtgtgtgtgtgtgtgtgtgtgtgtgtgtgtgtgtgtttgtgtcgcgTACGTTGTTTGACGTTAACGGCCAATGTTGACAAAGTTGCGTGTATAGCAAAACAATGCTAGCTGTAGCTAGTTAAGAAGTTATAAACGCTGGACTGGTCAGCATCCCAGCTTTATAACAATGATTGTCTGCACTGACttctttatttgttgtttttgctgggTAAGTAcgacattgttttgttttgtttttttaaagtgtgtctTGCCATGACTAGCCATCGCAGTGAGTGGTTGTGGGAGGGTCACAGGCCCTTCATCCAATCGTTCAGCTCGAGTTTGTAAAATGGGAGACGTAAGGCAGATAATAATAcgcttttatgatgttttaatCTGTTTATTATGCAGCTTAAAACATTACGTAATCCCGTTTGTGGGTGTGCGCCTGCTCTTTTCAgtatgttgaaaaataaatacagtcatGTACAGTATGAATGCAAAGTACAGGCCTTAAACGTGAAGTGATGATCAGTCTTGTAAACAATTCAAAGTAGAAGCTCTAAAAAGACAGATTACGTATTAACTAGAGGTGAGTGTTTATACTGTGACTGTTGTGCTTTTAGTCATTATACACTGTAAATCGTATATAGTAATGAgttactatgaaaaaattatagGCAAGGACAAATTAAGGGAACAACCTGAAGCCTTGGCCCTGCTGTGTCTGAGTGGCCACCTTTATCTTGTGATTGTTTACAATTATAATTggctgctgtttatttatttgttcctaatttatattttatataactaGATTGTCACGTAAGATATGACATGTGAAACAGGTAGGTTTGCTAAGGCCTAAATATTGTAGTttataaaggtttttaaaatgtgtaaattaTTAGCAAAAACAATCACTGTGACCCATCTGTCTGTAGCCAAAGATCTTTAAAAAGTCTCAATGTCTTCCATAGCCAAATAGGACAATGTGTCACCTGTcatgaaaaaaatccaaagaaatggaatattactgttttaaAATGGACATGCTACTCATAGATATTTAATATTCTCTCCTTCCCAAGTCACAGaatggatttaaaaataaagaaaaaatgtcaTCAAACTGTATCACAAACTTGCATAAGACTGTCCTGGAGAAattaagttgcagttatttaacTTCGTCTgtccatgtgtttttgtttttttcttttgtttttctcctggaTAGACCATCATGAACCGGTTTAATCAACCAGGCAGTCACAGGACTCTGCCGTTCACCCGGACATCGCACCTTGGAACATGCAAACAAGACCTGGAAAGAGATTCAGGCTTCTCAGGTTTGATTTGCttacattcaaaaaaaaaactagcatGCCTTTTAAGTCTTGTGATTGTGCAAAATATTCTTGATTTTGTCTGAAAGAACACGTGTCTTGACCTGGGATATAATTAGCCTTTATATAATTACAAATAATGTCTATCAGTTCATGAACAAGGTCGACCCTAATCAAATGTGGAGATCTAGGTCACATTTTCTATGTAGGTTATTTACAGTATGGGGGTTGACCTGAATTTGATTTAGCCCTTCACATTAAGATGATAGTATCCTTTTTCAGACACGCTACAGATATTTATCTACATCTGCCACTGTTTTCATACAGCTAATGTTTTTCCACACAGAGCAGAAGCCTTTCTTTTAAACATGATGAGCCTCATATATGTGTCGTGTTGTCCTCTCAGATGCTAGCTCGGAGTACCTCAGCACAGTCGAAGTGACTGACTCTGAAGATGCAGCAAGAAATGGGTCAATAGTCAGCCAGGAGCCAACTGGTCCACAGGTGGCTGTGATGGGAGGTTCATACACTGGACTGTCTCCAATGATCATCATGAACAACTTCGTGTTAAAGCAGGtaaaatatttcaatatttgtCTTAACAGACTACTGTGTATTTCATTACTCTTAGAGTGTTTTATTGCTATATTGTCTTTGAGCTTTAGTGCTCAATGGAGCATTGTTTGGCTCAGAGTGTTTTGTACTCTGAACTTTTAGAGAAATTAGTTAAAAGCTTAATTTTGGATGGAGTTTATTAACTCAAATTGAGCATTCAGATCTGTCTGTGCATGTTGTGggtaatgttgtgttttaacaCTTTCCTTAGACTGTGTATGATCTGGGGCTGGGCAGTTTTCTTTATAATTCAATTGTGCTATCCTCTGAGATCAGCAAAAGTGATATCAATGCTGCTGAATTGGTGGTGGGTTAATGTGCACTCACTGAGGTAATAATATCCACTCCCAGTAAGTCATACTTTGTACCCCAAACACACCAAAAGCAATAATGCTACTGTTTGATGATGATTCAGCCTTCCATAATTAGAGTTTATAATAGAACAGTTATTAGCTGAACAGTGAAAACATTATTACATCATTACCTATAGCTGcctctcctttaaaaaaaaaaaaaaaaaaaacttttggggggggggctacAATCCTCCTAagttgttcagtctgtgtttacttgtgtaaaATCTCTCACCACTCTACACAAAACTCTCACCACACACAGTGGCCTCTTTCaccgacaaacacacacatacacccacaaAAGTTGAAAGCGTGAGATAAACAGCGAACCCGGCAAGCACTCACATGGAGCTCTCGTTTAAATAAAACCAACAGATATAAACACCCTCTGTTTTGTCTCACTTTGATATTATGATGATGGTTCAGTGTAGCAGGTCCTCCccctaacacacagacacacttaagTCATTCATCCATTTCAAAGTGGAAGAGAGGCCTCTCAAGTATCTTATTATAATGCAGAGATGCCAACAGCAGAACTAACCAGACAcattaaatgtaatataaatgGAAGCTTGACAATCCCTGAGATCATCGACTATAACCCTGTAACTCTGTCATGCACTTTATGTTTAACAGCTACCATATTATAGATAGTATAAGAAATGTTTTATAACATTAaaggtctgtttgtttgtttgtttttttcttattttctagcAATCATCCACAGCTCCAGCAGAAAAACAGTGGAACTTTCCTTCACCATTGGAAATAATGCCTCAGTCACAAGTGGTTCTTCTTCAACCCATGCTatcaaatgacaacaacagctCTCCTAAGACTGGCTCTGAAAACACACGTCAGTCAAAAAGCTACATGCCCATCCTCAAATCATATCCCAAAATTGCCCCGCATCCCATGGACACACCCACTAAGAGGGTAGGATCCTCAAGGGTGAGGGGGAGTACAGCAGCAGGATATAACCAGCGACAGAGGAGGCATCATCATGGCCACAGGGTGTACAGCACCCCCAGCCCCCTGTCAGCACTGCAGATGACAGCCCAAACCACATCCAACTTTGAAGCACCAACAAACCAAGCACAGAGTCAAGAGCAGCTTATCAAGTCTTTTTCCTCACAGGTAGGAACCAGCTCCCTGCCCTCCTACACAGATGAATTTAGGACTCTAGCAGGAGACAACAGGATGCTTGATGACGAATTCGAGGATGAGGACTCGATGCGCACTAATAAGGAGAAGCGCTTCAGCAATACCTACAACATACTCAACAAGTCCGGCTTGCTGGGGATCACCATGCGCACAAAGCAGCTGATCAAAGAGAATAAGCGCACCCAAgaccagctgcagcagcttcaggaGCAGACGACTCTGCTGCTGGAGGCTCTGAGCAGTGGAAACCCACAACTCTGGACTAAACTCCAGCTTTCTCTCCAGGACACAGAAAAGGAACAGTGGGGGGCGAAACCGCAGAGCATCCTAGCTTAAAATATGTACGGACATAATCAGTAGTCCTGAATCTGGAGACGAGGATTAATCAGGAGGCCACAGGGGGATTTAATAAATGTggataaattgtgttaaatataCTCTTGAACTAAACTTTAAGCTTTCAGACCTTTATCAGTAGGCTGTAGGTATTAATCACTTTCTGCAGCAAAGTTTAGAAATTAGACAGTTTTGGAGCAGCTGGTTGGATATAAAACTAAAGGTCTGTCTCATATTGCATGTTGTTGTTCCGACGACATCAGAATTGATATTACTCCAGGACCGTCACTTCAAACGACCGGTCACATTGTTGGGATGCAGTAGCTCTGCAACTTCGTGATAAAGGATTGTGAAAAACCAGCAGAAGTGATATGGGAAGTCAAAAGCTATTTTCAGCCGCTCCATTGTCACAAGGGTCCCCACAGTGGGTagttccacatgtttgatttggcagagttATTATTCCAGATGCAACCCTAAAGGGGATTTCTGTCTCCAACCTAAATATCATTACGGAGTTGGAGAATGGGAATTCAGAAAATGTGACATAAAGAGCAAGAAAGTCTGTATAGATGACATATCAGGGTAGATGAATAGGTTATATTCAGTCATATAGTGCTGATCTGCCCAGCCAAACATCTTCACAGGATAGCAGTAATTATATTTGCTGCTTGTGGTGACATTTCCTATACTTCTTACCCTTAGCAGTGTCAACAGTGACTGGGCTAGTAGAGCAGAAGATATCATTGGCATGCTTAACAAGcgtttgtgtttttgctctcAGTCCCAGAAGAGGAAGGCAGAAATTTGCACTGCTGGTTTAAACTTAGGCAATGAAACTACATAGCTACATTTATGGGGAAAAGGGGGGTTGCAGTTGTAGTTTTAACTGCATGTTAGAAAAGGGCAGAGTcatttgctctttttctcttAGTTGCACAGTCGTGACGCAATAATGTGATCGGTCCACAGACACTAAAACGCTGACATCAGATCGTGCTGAGGTCGAAGCAGCCGTTCTTATGAGATGGGAGTTAGGAAGCATGCTTGTATTTCGAACCCTTGCCTATAATGAATTTTCTTGCCTCTTCTGTTTCAAAATAGCAAGTATCACTTGCAATAGGGCTATGGCTTCTGTGTCAAACTCCTAAGTGTAGGGATGCACTGATTGTGAAGTACTGACACCAGTGTTTAGCCGATAGCCCAGGCTGAtacgtttttatttttctctttgttttgttgaaaagttgcaaatgtttaaaattcTTTCATACTTTGTCACGCTACCTTTTCTCATTAAAACCAGCTCAAAATTGATGGCACACTGTAGATAAACACTGGCCTCTCACTTTGATAAGTGTTGTCTTACGTGCTGAGAAGCCAGTGGTCATCCACATGATTGATTTCAGTTCGTAATGATGTTCGGTCAATAtatcggtgcatccctactTGATTGCATTAATGCATGCCTTACAGCACATACAAAGACACATGGGGTTTACTCCTTATACGTGGCATGAATGTTGCTAGTGTGGAGAAAGTATGAGGGTTATTTACTTCTTAGATCAAATCCATCTTTCATCTTTAGTCAGCAGGTTCCTgtgatctttgtttttttttatcctttatttctAAACTGGTAAATCAAACTGATAGAGCTGATGCATCTTTTGTAGGAAGTGTCTTTTCAAACGGTGTCTGATTCACAGAGAGTTCAGATGGCTTGCTAAATCGTAACAGTTTGTTTTTCGTTTAATGGAAGTTTATTTGGTGtcagtattatttatttgtaatgatGTTTCTGACCAAGACTAAAGTTGTGTGAATACTGTAAACAGAGATTATTGCACGGATTTGGCCAGTTCTGGTAAagtaagcttcttttttttttttttattattattattgttaaataGAAACTTCATACCTACAGCTTGTAGCAGGTGATGTGCTGTAGCTATATAACTGTGTTGCCTTTGGATTTGTTGCTCTCATGTTCATTCCTGCTTTAATTTTTGCTTATTATTTAGTattaatttaaactttaaaacaatgaagtgggcttgttttgtttcatttctcaGATTTCTGAGTTGCCTCTAAACATAAGCATAAGATAATGTGAATATAAATGTTTATCAGAAGCCCTgcacctctttctttttttttttaccggtAAGTTAATGTTGTATGTTATGTCGATGCTTGAGCAGCTaagatttctttatttctttttgagcTTAATTTGGGAGAAAGTTTAATATACTTAAGGGTTTCCAAAGATTTATTCTTCTTTGAAGTTGTATAACCACCCACAGTGTGGTTAGATAATGCATTCAAAGTTACAGTATAGAAATCATAAGCACAAGTTAAATATTAAGTCTAGGTtcactttgatttgttttcagGACCACGATTTGCATACCCCAACATTAGTAATTAAcctgaatattaaaaatgaatcaaaagCAGTCTTGGTTTTAAAAGGGCAAAAGGAGGGTGGCAAATTATTACAGtttggatactttttttttttttcctgatattGTCAAGTGTGCTTTGTGTAAAACTGTTGGAAGACCAGTGTGTCATTATTAAAGACAATAATTAATCACTTGCTGTGATTTGAATACTTTTATTGGTATAACAGGAATAGACAAAATATCTCTAGAAAGTATACTTATTGAAACCCAAAACCTGTTCGACATGAGCAGTGTATTTGTAGCTGGAGTCACAGAATAACAGTGAAAAGtccttaataataatattattatgcaGAGCGCCTTATTATTAGCAGTGTAGTGAATACCTCATCTTTGGGGTCAGCTATAAGCAAATAAGAAATGACTTTATGGCACATTGTGAATAATAACCCTGGATAATCGAATATTAATCATCTTCCCCACCCATTTTCCAAAGGAGCATTCCCTCTTCACACTGCCTGAGTCACATTACTTTGAGTAGAGTACATCAGGCTAAACATGTAATTGTCACAACAGTATTGTCAAGCCCGGCAGTTTATGCTGCAGACAAACGGCTTCTTTGTCTGATAGCCCTTAACGACAAACAAGAGTCATTGTCACGAAAACTACCCGGAGTTTCCTGAACGGCGCTTTGTAGCATCTTAATAGGATGTGTGGAAGAATATTGCACTTTGATAATCTCAGAGCACCGCATGGCACAGGCTGTCAAATAatacaaaattgcaaagctgTGAAGGCATGCAAAGccatctttatattttgatGCAAGCGTTTATAGTAGCGTAAGTAAAACTGCTGGATTCCCAAAAATGACCAACTTATTTGTCTTAATAttgcctttttaaaaagctaCCTAAAGGATACACTTAGACTACACGCTTATTTCACATTGCTTGTATGGCTCCTGTCCTTAAAGGAATGTGTGCTAACAGCTATTTCACAGACTATTTGAAACGTCAAAAAGCATCCTCTCTGTGTTCAAAATCGTTCCCCACATGGGTCTTTAGACAGCATTTTCTACAACATGTGTCACTTTTTTGACCTGTGAGGAGCTATTGTTACGATATGAGGTTTTTCTTCAGTCCTCTTTATGGGCATCTGCGTCTTCAGAGCACGTCTCTACTGTCTGCACAGGCAGTATAAGACCAAGCATCCAGCGGGTGCCAAAGACGTCCTTGAGGTTAGCTCTCCAGGGGTTGCAATTCTCTGCAAGTTTCCCTCTCTGCATCTGACACCATGTCTGCCCCCGGGCCACCAGCAGCACCTGCTGACAACAGAAACCTGCACACACCAAACCGATGCCCAGCCACACGTACAGCATCAGCACCAGGAACAACTGCAGGCCTGAGATTGTTCCTGTGAGGAGATATTGAGGAGGAGAAATTACTGTCGCATATATTATTGTTAGAATGGTGGATGGTTGTAGTAAAGAAAAGAGTATTAAATGAGGTCAGTGTATATACAAGTAATACCTGTTAG contains these protein-coding regions:
- the cipca gene encoding CLOCK-interacting pacemaker a, whose translation is MNRFNQPGSHRTLPFTRTSHLGTCKQDLERDSGFSDASSEYLSTVEVTDSEDAARNGSIVSQEPTGPQVAVMGGSYTGLSPMIIMNNFVLKQQSSTAPAEKQWNFPSPLEIMPQSQVVLLQPMLSNDNNSSPKTGSENTRQSKSYMPILKSYPKIAPHPMDTPTKRVGSSRVRGSTAAGYNQRQRRHHHGHRVYSTPSPLSALQMTAQTTSNFEAPTNQAQSQEQLIKSFSSQVGTSSLPSYTDEFRTLAGDNRMLDDEFEDEDSMRTNKEKRFSNTYNILNKSGLLGITMRTKQLIKENKRTQDQLQQLQEQTTLLLEALSSGNPQLWTKLQLSLQDTEKEQWGAKPQSILA
- the pgfb gene encoding placenta growth factor isoform X3; the encoded protein is MEVLVFEKVWGRSFCRTIEKLVEVVQEYPSEVEHIYSPSCVPLVRCAGCCGDENLECHPTQTTNVTMQLLKIRPSEQGQEYVEMTFVEHQTCECRIRKPVVKVPKKRRRGRKRKERQKKKECDRCQIPRR
- the pgfb gene encoding placenta growth factor isoform X1, yielding MLLGFVIGTVVALYLQFSPAQSLPLASINSTMEVLVFEKVWGRSFCRTIEKLVEVVQEYPSEVEHIYSPSCVPLVRCAGCCGDENLECHPTQTTNVTMQLLKIRPSEQGQEYVEMTFVEHQTCECRIRKPVVKVPKKRRRGRKRKERQKKKECDRCQIPRR
- the pgfb gene encoding placenta growth factor isoform X2, translated to MLLGFVIGTVVALYLQFSPAQSLPLASINSTMEVLVFEKVWGRSFCRTIEKLVEVVQEYPSEVEHIYSPSCVPLVRCAGCCGDENLECHPTQTTNVTMQLLKIRPSEQGQEYVEMTFVEHQTCECRKRRRGRKRKERQKKKECDRCQIPRR